Within Streptomyces roseirectus, the genomic segment GTGATGATGAGCTTCTCGCCCGCTTTGTTGACGACGGTCCAGACACCTTCGTCGTCCCCGGCTCCCTCTTTCAACGTACACGGCGGAGACATCCAGTTGAGCGGCTTGTACGCCCGGTCGTCCGCGTGGATCGAGACGCTGCCGTCGGCCTTGACCAGGATCAGACGGGGCGCGGAGGGCAGGTGGGCGGTGAGGCGGCCCGCGTAGTCGACGGAGCAGCGGGCGATGACGAGACGCATGGGCAGCAACGCTACTCGACACTCAGGCGCCGGTGTGAATCGCCCGTCACAAGCGGACCGGAACACGGACACCTCCGGTCACGAACCGTCCAGGCACCGATCAGCCGTCGCCCTTTCCTCCCGAATCCCTCGGGATTCCGGTCATTCGCGCCCTGGCTGATTGTCTCCCTGTCTGCGGGGCCCTAAGTGGCCATTCTCCTGGTGCGGCCACCACCGGTTGCCTACGGTAGTGACCGGGAGGTCGTCGTGCGTGTACTCAGTGTTGCGGGAGACCGGCGCGGCGGGCTCCCCTTTCCCTGCCCGGCAACCCCTGCCGCAATCGGGGGTGCGAGAGGAGTACTCATGTCGCTCGACGTCTCACCGGCCCTGTTGGAACAGGCCGAGCGAGGCGAGGTCGACGAAGCCGAATTCGTCGACTGCGTCCGGACCTCCCTGCCTTACGCGTGGGAGATGATCAGCTCCCTGGTGGCTCAACTGAAGGTGGACGGCGGAGAGTTCGCCGACAACCAGACGCCGCCGCCGAACGAACAGGCCCGCGGACAACTGCTCCGCGCGCTCGCCAGTGACGCGATACGCGGTGCGCTGCAACGGCACTTCGGAGTACGGCTGGCCTTCCAGAACTGCCACCGGGTCGCGGTCTTCCCCCTCGACCCCTCGGCAGACGACCGTCTGGCCCGCTTCACCTCCATCCGAGGCCAACTCCTGAACCAGTCCCCCGAACTCCGGGACTGCTGACCCCAACCCCGTTCGCCTGCCGCTCCACTCGCGGGAGCACAACCAAAATCCAGGACCGGCAGGCGACCGGCACACCAACCACGCTCACGGCTGATGCCCCGCAGACCGGCGTACGACACGAAGCCGGCAGACCGCATCGAAACGCCGACACCTCGAACAGCACACATCGCACCTGAACGACCAGCCCGACACCCCCGCACGGCCACGCCCCCAGCGGAACACCACCACGCGCACACCCCCGTCCGGTCGCGGGCAGTCGCCCCACCCCCTATCCGCACCCGACACCCCTCCCCGCCCCAGCTGCGGGCAGTCGTGCCTCCCCCAAGCTCTTCGAGCAGGGGGTACCCCCAGGCGGCACGGGTGGGCGCAGCGGCCCCCCGCCGGCGCGGGCGAGCGAAACACCCCCCACCCCAGCCCTCACCAAGCCGCACCGACCCACACCCCAGCCCCCACCGACACCCCCACCCCCTCACCCCAACCGCCCCACCACCTCCGCCCCCAGCCGCCGGACGTTCTCCTCCGTGGCCGCCAGGTCCCCCGAGCCCTCGACGAGCAGGGCGAAGCGGGTGATGCCGGTGCGTTCGGAGGTGGCGGAGAGGCGGTCCGCGCAGAGCCGGGGCGTGCCCACCGGGTGCAGCCCGCAGAGGAGTTCCGTGTAGGCGACGGGATCCCGCATGGCCCGCTCCCGCCCGTCGACGGTGACATGCGCACCGAGCCCCTGCCGCAACCACCCCGGCATGGACTTCACCAGCGTCTCGACGGCGTCACTGCGCCGGTCGGCGATCTGGCACACCCCGGCGGACACGTGCGCGGCGAGCGCGATCTCCTCCCGCCCCCGACCGGACTCACGGGCGTGCCGCCGCCAGAGGGCCACCATCTCGGCCTTCTCCTCGTCCCCGATGTGCATCCCGAGCAGCATGGGCAACCCCCGCTCCGCGGCGAGCCGCACACTCGCCGGCGAGGTACAGGCGACCACGACCTCGGGCCCCTCCGCGTCGCACAGCGACTCGGCCGGCCGGGGCACGACCGCGACGTCCCGGAACCGGTACCGCTCCCCCGCCGCCCCCACAGCCGGCTCCCGGAGCCACCGCAGCAACAGGTCGAGCGACTCCGGGAACCCCTTCTCGTACGCCTCGATCCCGCCCCCGAACACTTCGAGGTCGACCCAGGGACCGCCCCGCCCGACCCCGAGCGAGAACCGCCCCCCGCTCGTGAGGTGCAGCAGCGCCGCCTGCTCCCCGAGCGCGACGGGATGCACGGTCGGCAGCACACTGACCGCCGTCCCGACCCGGATCCGCCGCGTCCGCCCGAGCAGCAGCGCCGCGAGGGTGACGGCCGACGGGCACGTCCCGTACGGCACGAAGTGGTGCTCGGCCAGCCAGACGGAGTCGAGCCCGGCCTCCTCGGCGACCTCGGCGGAGCGGACCGCCCGGTGCAGCGCCTCACCCTGACCCTGACCCGGGAACTGGGCCGCCAACACGAAACTTCCAACGCGCATGGCACTTTCCTGCTTCCTTGGCTCCGACGCGGAGCTCCCCCACCCGGCATAACCGTCTGACACGTGCCGAGGACACGGCCTGGCGAAGAGATTTGCGGATTGTCTGGAGAACGGCTCGGAGCCGCCGACCGACCCACCCGCCCCGGGGGGACTTGTGGGCATTGGCCGTTCTTCGCCTACCCCGCATCCCGCCGCGTAGGCTGGACGGAAGCCACGCTTCCCGTCCCGCCCCGTGAGGTGTCCCGTGTCCCCGCGCCGCAACCGCCCCAAGGGCACCGACCTGTCCGGCCCCAGCGCCGGGGACGACCGCGCGAGCCGCTACGGCGGCTGGCAGTCGTCCACCGACTGGGCCGGCGAGGAGTGGAGCGTGCGGCACGTCGCGGGGTCCAGCAGCCAGGGCAAGTCGTACCGCTGCCCCGGCTGCGACCAGCTCATCCCGGACGGCGTCCCGCACGTCGTCGCCTGGCCCGAGTACGCCGGCGTCGACGATCGCCGCCACTGGCACAAGTCCTGCTGGAACGCGCGGGACCGCCGCACCCCAGGGGTCCGACGGTCCCGCAACGCGCCCCGCTTCTGACGGCTCACACGTCCCGCTTCTCCAACAACGCGAACGCCATGCCGAACGCCGCGCCCGTGACGAGGACGGCGACCAGGACCGCGTCCCACGCGGAGGGGCCGGCCTCGGTCAGGGTCTCGGCGTAGAACGTGCTCAGCAGGTTGGGGATCGAGTACTCGATCAGGAAGTCACGCAGGCCCGACAGGGCGTCCGTGAACATGAACAGCGCCAGCACCAGCGGCGCCAGCACGAGCCCGATCATGATGGTGATGGCGCCCGCGGAGTGCCGGACGATCGAGCCGACGGCCAGCGACAGCAGGCCGAGCAGCGCGATGAACAGCGACACCCCGAACGTGCCCTTCACCCAGTCGCCGGTCGTCGGCGTCTTCGCCCCGTCCAGCAGCGCGACGTCCGCGAGGGCCACGATCAGCGTCGCCACGAACGTGAACGCGAACGCGACGGCGAAGAACACCAACGCCTTCGCCGCCAGCACCCGCCCCCGCGAGGGGCACGCCACCATCGTCGTCCGGATCATGCCCGTGCCGTACTCGGACGCCGTCGTCAGCACGCCCAGCGTGATCACGCACATGCTCCCGAGCAACAGCCCGAACACCCCGTACGACAACGGATTGTCGCCCTCCAGGTCATAGGGCCCGGCATTGGCCGACACCAACACCGCCGTCAACAACCCCACCCCCATCACCAGCACCACAAACACCCCGAGCGTCCACATCGTCGACCGCACGGACCGGATCTTCGTCCACTCCGACGCCACGGCATGCCCAAAATGCGTACGCACCACCGGAATCGGCGACGTGTATCCACCACTCATCGAACGTCCTCGGAATCGATCTTCTTGTCGGAGACGGGGGCAGCGGCCCCGGCGTCCCCCTCAGCAGCCGCCGCCAACAACAACGTGCTCGGCTCCCCTTCGGCCCGCACACCCGAACCTGGGGAAGCAGCCGAAGCCGGAGACGCACCCGGAGCGGGGGAAGACACCGGAGCCGGAGACGCCACCGGAGCCGGAGACACCGCCGGAGCCGAGGAAGCCACCGGAGCAGCGGGAGCCGCCGGAGCCTTCGTGAGCGTCCGCGTGCCCGCCTCCCCCGGCGCGGAGCCGGCCCCCGAAGCCCCGGCCCCAGCCGGACCGCCCACCCCGGCCTCCGCCTGACCACCCGCCCCGGCAGCCTGAGCCGCGGCCTCGGCAGGAACCACCGGCGCGGGCCCGAACCCACCCCCGGTCACGCCTTCCTGCTCACTCCCCGCCCGAGCCGAAGCCCCGGGCACCGCAGTCGCAGCCGCAGCGGCCCCCGGTGCACCGCCCTCGGGCCGCGCACCCGGCCCCCCGTCCTGCGCCACAGCCCCGAAACCCTGCCCGGCCGCCGATGCCTGCCCGACGGAACCCCCCGACCCCGCCGCACCCTGCCCACTCCGCGCACCCGACACCCCGCCCTGCGCCACCGGCGGCAGCCCGAAGCCCCCGCCGGTCGCCGGAGCCTGCCCCGCAGGGGCTCCCGGACCCGGCGGACTCACCTGCGGCGCCGGTCCGAAGGTGCCCTGCGCTGCCGGGCCGCCCGGGGCCTGCTGGGGTGGCGGCGGGGCGTACCAGCCCGGCTGGCCCTGGCCGGCTACCGGCATCGGGGGGAGGGCGCCCGGGGGGAGGGGCTGTTGGAGGCCGGACTTCTGGTCGGTGGTGGAGCGGTAGTCGACGGCGGCCTGGGTCATCCGCATGTACGCCTCCTCCAGGGACGCCTGGTGGGGCGAGAGTTCCCAGAGGCGGACGTCCGCGCTGTGGGCGAGGTCGCTGATGCGGGGCAGGGGCAGCCCGGTGACGCGGAGGGCGCCGTCGGACTCCGGGAGGACGTGGCCGCCCGCCTCCGTCAGCGCGGACGTCAGTTTCTCGCGGAGCTGCGGCTGCGCGTCCGGCGTCCGGATCCGCGCGAACCCGGCGGAGTTCGCCTCGATGAAGTCACGCACGCTCATGTCCGCGAGGAGCTGCCCGCGCCCGATGACGATGAGGTGATCGGCGGTGAGCGCCATCTCGCTCATGAGGTGGGAGGAGACGAACACCGTCCGCCCCTCGGCGGCCAGCGACTTCATCAAGTTGCGCACCCAGAGGATCCCCTCGGGGTCGAGCCCGTTGACGGGTTCGTCGAAGAGCAGCACCTGGGGGTCACCGAGCAGCGCCGCCGCGATCCCGAGCCGCTGCCCCATGCCGAGCGAGAACCCCTTGGACCGCTTCCCGGCGACGCCTTGGAGCCCGACGACGCCCAGCACCTCGTCCACCCGCCGCGCGGGGATCCCGGAGAGCTGCGCGAGGCACAGGAGGTGATTGCGCGCCGACCGCCCCCCGTGCACGGCCTTCGCGTCGAGCAGCGCCCCCACGTGCCGCGCGGCGTTCGGCAGCTGCCGGTACGGGTGCCCGCTGATCGTGACCGAACCGGCCGTCGGATTGTCGAGCCCGAGGATCATCCGCATCGTCGTCGACTTGCCGGAGCCGTTCGGCCCGAGGAACCCGGTGACGGCGCCCGGACGCACCCGGAAGGACAGATTGTGCACAGCGGTCTTGTCGCCGTAGCGCTTGGTCAGGCCGACTGCCTCGATCATGCTCCGCACCCATCGCAAGGTTCAGGACAGCGGGGCGCACGCCCCCCGTAAGAGTTAGGAGCTTATCGGGGAGCTGACGGTTCCGGCCAAGACCGAGTAAAGCCCCCCGCCCGGCCCGCGCAGCGCTACGCGTCCCGCCGCTTGAGCAGCAGATACCCCCCGAGCAGTGCCACGACCACCCACACCACCATGATCGCGAGCCCGCCCCACGGCCCGTACGGGGTGTCGTCGTCGATCGGCGTCACCACCCGCATGATCTTGCTCCCCGCCTGGTCCGGCAGGTACTGCCCGACCTTCTTCGTCGCGGAGACGTTCCCGAGGATGCCCGAGACGAGGAAGAAGAACGGCATGAGGATGCCGAGGGAGAGCATCGGCGAGCGCAGCATCGTCGCGATGCCCATCGAGAACAGCGTGATCAGCGCCATGTAGAGCCCACCGCCGATGACGGCCCGCAGCACCCCGGGGTCCCCGATGTCCGCGCGCAGCGAGCCGAGCAGCGACTGCCCGAGGAAGAACGCGGCGAAGCTGGTGACCATCCCGACGGCCAGCGCGAGCCCGGCGGCGACGGCGATCTTGCTCAGGTAGAAGGTGCCCCGCTGCGGTACGGCCGCGAGCGAGGTGCGGATCATGCCGGTGCTGTACTCGTTCGACACCACCAGCACCCCGAACACGATCATCGCGAGCTGCCCGAGCGACATCCCGACGAAGCTGATGTTCGTGGGGTCGAAGGAGAGCTTGTCGTCGCGGCTGAGGTCGTCGAACTGGCTCTTCGACAGGGCCGAGAACGTCATGCCGAGCCCGATCGAGACGACGGCCGCGAGCGAGAGCGTCCAGACGGTCGACGCGACGGACCGGATCTTCGTCCACTCCGACTGCACGACCTGCGTGACCTGGGTGACGGCCATCTCAGTCCTTCCTCCAGCCGTCGCCCCACTCCTGCGGCGCGGGCTCGTCCGTGTGCGCGTGGTATTCGACCGACTCGGCGGTCAGCTGCATGAACGCCTCTTCCAGCGACGCCTGCTGCGGGCTCAGTTCGTGCAGCACGAGCTGGTGCTGGGCGGCCAGCTCACCGATCTGCTCGGCCTTGCTGCCGTCGACCTCCAGGACGCCGCTGCCGCTCTCGACGACCGTCACGCCCGCCTGGTGCAGCACGTCGAGCATCCGCTCGCGCTGCGGGGTGCGGATGCGGACGTAGGAGCGGGAGTTGCGGGCGATGAAGTCCGCCATGGAGGTGTCCGCGAGGAGGCGGCCCTGGCCGATGACGACCAGGTGGTCCGCCGTCAGCGCCATCTCGCTCATCAGGTGCGAGGAGACGAACACCGTGCGGCCCTGGGCCGCGAGGGATTTCATCAGGTTGCGGATCCAGTGGATGCCCTCGGGGTCGAGGCCGTTCACCGGCTCGTCGAACATCAGGATGCGGGGGTCGCCGAGCAGCGCCGCCGCGATGCCGAGCCGCTGGCCCATGCCCAGCGAGAACCCCTTCGCCTTCTTCTTCGCGACGGACGTCAGGCCGACGGTGTCCAGAACCTCGTCCACCCTGCGGCGCGGGATGCCGTTGCTCTGCGCGAGGAACAGGAGGTGGTTGAAGGCGCTCCGGCCGCCGTGCGTCGCCTTCGCGTCGAGGAGCGCGCCGATGTACTTGAGGGGTTCCTTGAGCGCGTCGTAATGCTGCCCGTCGATCCGCACGTCCCCCGACGTGGGCCGGTCGAGACCCAGCATCATCCGCATGGTCGTGGACTTCCCGGCCCCGTTGGGCCCCAGAAACCCCGTCACGATCCCCGGCCGGACGGCGAAGGTGAGGTTGTTCACCGCCACCTTCTCCCCGTACCGCTTGGTCAGCCCCTCAAGCTCGATCATGCGCCCCACGCTAGGGGGCCGACCACGCCGTTGCCACCGGAAAAGACGAACGCCCGATAACAGCTGAGCGAAGCCCCCACCGCCCACCGCCCGGCACACCCTGCCCCCGGCCCAGCCCCACGCCCCGACAGCCGCGCGGGGCACACGGCTCACCCAGCCGTCCCGGCGCGGGGACGCGGACCGCCGTAGCAGCTCGGACTGCCATGGCGGCGCGGAATTTCGTGGCAGCGCGACTCGGTACGGCGGCGCAGACCGCCGTGGCGACGCGACTCGGCGCGGCAGCGCAGACCGCCGTGGCAGCGCGACTCGGCGCGGCAGCGCGGAATGCCGTGGCAACGCGACTCGGCGCGGCAGCGCAGACCGCCGTGGCGACGCGACTCGGCGCGGCAGCGCAGACCGCCGTAGCAGCGCGACTCGGCGAGGCAGCGCGCCCCCGGTACGGCTGCCGCGGTACGGCTGCCCGCCCTGGTACGGCCGCGTGCCGCATACGGCTGCGCGGCCCGCGCCCCGGCCCGTGGGCACCGGGCGCGCCGCTGCTCAGATCACCGACGCCGACGCCGAGTCGGCCGCGCTCGGGGACCCCGGCGCGCTGGGCGCGGGGCCGCTCGCCGAGGTCGACGTGGACGGGGTGCCGTCGGGGGTGGTGGGACTGCTGGACGGGGACTCCGACGCCGGGGGCGGGGAGTCGGACGGGGTCGGCGACGGCGACTGGCTCGGCGTGGGCGACGGTGGTGTCGTGCTCGGCGTCGGCTTCGGCGACGTACCCCCCGTGGTCCCGCCCGTCGACCCCGGCGAGCCACCGGTCGTACCGCCGTTCGTCGTGGGCGCCGACTCGGTGGGGGTCGGGTCGTCGGAGGTGCCCATGGTCCCGTCGGGGCCGGGGTCGGTGGGGCTGGGCCTGCTGGTGGGGTCGCCGACACCGCCGGTCCCGGCACCGGAGCCGGCCCCGCCGGCCCCCGAGCCACCGCCGGACGCGCCGGGGTTGCCGTCGTCGAGCCCCCCGTCGTCGAGCCCGGCGCTGGTGGAGGGCGTGACCTGCCGCGACGGGTCGTCCGCCCCCTTGTCAGACGTCGCCCCGAGCCCGACGACCGTCCCGAGCACGGCGACGAGAAGCGCACCCGCGCCGGCCGCGACGAGGTTGCGGCGGGCGATACCGCGCAGGGTGCGCCGGTGCTGGGCGGGCGCCGCCCCCACGGCCCGCTGCTGCTGCGTCGCCGCAGTCCCGGTGAACCCCCGGCCCGAACCGGCCGCGAATCCAGCCGTGGCCCCCGACGCGTACCCGGCACCGGAAGCAGCCGTGGATCCTGACCCGTACCCGGCACCAGAAGCCGCCGTGGCCCCTGCCCCGAACCCGGATGCGGCCGTAGCTCCCGGCACAAAGCCGGTTCCGGCAGCGGGCGTGCCCCCCGCCGGAGTCCCGGCCGGGAACCCCCCGGCGGAACCCACCGGTGAGCCGGCCCCGCTCGCCGCGCCGAACCCCGCCCCCGACATCCCCGTCCCCGACATCCCCGCCCCCGGCAGCCCCGCCCCCGGCGATCCGGCCCCCGGCAACACCACCCCCGGCACATCCCCCGACCGGTCCGCGACCAGCGCCAGCGCGCGGCGCCCCGCGACCGTCCCCCGCTTGTCCGCGAGAGCCCCCCGCAGCCCGATGGACGTCTCCAGCTCGGAGCGGGCCCGGTCGAGCTGCCCGGCGAGGATCGCGTACACGCCGAGTTCGTGGTGGAAGTACGCCTGGTCGGCGACCTCGCCGGACAGCCGCGCGGCCTCGGCGCCGGCGCGCAGGGCGCGTTCCCAGGCGGCGAAGTGCAGCCCGGCGGCGAGCGCGGGGACGGCGGTGCGGGCGAGCTGGACGGCCGTGGACTGCTCGCCCTCGGCGGGCGGCGTGGCGAGCGGCGCGACGACGGTCAGCGCGGCGAGGATCGCGTCGGCCTCGGCGCGGACCCGCTCCGGCGTGACGGAGGGGTGCCCGGTCCACCAGGCGTAGTGCGCGGCGGCGGCCTGCGCGAGGGCGCGCGGCTCGTCGGCGTACCCGGCGGCTTCGAGCTGGCCCTGGATGCCGGCGGCGAGCCGGTAGCGGGGGCCGACGGGGGTGACGAGACCGCAGGTGACGAGTTCACCGAGGGCCGCGTCCGCGTGGGTGTCACCGACCAGCGCGGGCAGATGAGCCTGGTGCGGGACCTCGCCGCCGAGGGCGATGGCGAAGCGCAGGGCGGCGCGGGCGGCGGGGCTGAGCCGGGCGGCGAGCAGCGCGGCGGGGCCTGCGGCCTGGCCGAGGGAGGGGAGCGGTATCTCCTCCTCGGGTTCGGTGTCCTGCGGGCCGGCCGGGCGGGCGTCCTCGAAGACGCCGTACTCGTCGACGGCGTCGGCGGTGGCCCGGACCTGGTCGCGCTGCTGGAGCAGGGCGCCGGCCTGCACGAACCTGAGGGGCAGCCCCTCGGACTCGAACCACAGGTCGCCGGCCCAGTTGGCCTCCTCCTCGGTGAGGACACGGCCGACGGCGCGTTCGATGAGGTCGATGCCGCCCGCCCGGTCGAGCCCGCCGAGCGTGACCTCCTCGACGGCCGAGCCCGCCGACGGCAGCGGCGTCTCGCCGGTCGCGCCGAACAGGAACGCGCACTCGGGGGTCGCCGCGAGCAGCCCGTCCAGCTCGGCGCCGCCGAACTCCAGGTCGTCCACGACGACGACGGCGCCGATCTCACGCACCAGCACGAGGAGTTCGCCGTGCAGCGGGCGGTGCAAGGGGGCGTCGTACACGGCGTGGAACAGCTCGTGCAGCAGCTCGTCCGCGCCGCGCCCGTACCCGCTGAGGCGGACGACGCCGTCGGGGGCGAGGTCCGCGCAGTCCTCGGCGACGAGGTCGAGGAGGCGGGTGCGGCCGGAGCCGGCGGGGCCGGTGAGGCGTACGGAGCGGCCGCGCGCGATGAGCCGGACCAGTTGCTCGCGCTCCTCCTGGCGGCCGAGCAGCGGGGGCGGCGCCGGGACGTGCCCCGCGGGCACCGGGGGTCTGGCGGCGCGGTCCGCCTCGGCGCGGGCCTCGGCGGTGCGGCGGACGGGGGTGTCGGGGCGCTCGGTCGGCGGGCACAGCTCTATCTCGCTGCCGTCGACCGGGTTGACGGTGAGCAGGTGCTCGCCGGCGACGATCTCGACGGTGCGCGCCGGGGTCGGCGCGTGCTGGCCGAAGTCCGGCGCGAGGGGGTCCCTGGTGGGACGCGGGCGCGGCGCGCGGCCGTCCTGTCCGGTGTCCTCGGGCTCCCGGGTGTTCGGGTCCATCGGTCAAGCCCCCCAAAAGCGTCGTGTGGTGGTGTGGCCCTTCCCGGCCTTGTCGCACACTGCGCTGTCGCTTCTGGTCCGGTGCCCGCCAGAGGGCTGAGGGCGGCGGGCAGACGAACCGTAAACCTTCGCACAGTATCTCCGACAGCCCGGGGGTACCGCGCCGCCCGAGACGTCACGGTCCGGTGAGGATTGCGCGGGTGACCTGCCGGTGTCAGAACCCGCTGGTGTCAGGCCCGACGCTGGTGCCGGGCCCCGCCGGTGTCAGACCCTGGGCAGGGACTCGGCCGCGAGGCCGCCCTCGATGGCGAGGATGCGGTGGAGGCGGGTGGCGACCAGCAGGCGTTGCAGTTGCGGGGGGACGCCGCGCAGGACCAGGCGCCGGCCCTCCCGGCCCGCCCTGCGGTGCACGCCCATGATCACGCCGAGTCCGGTGGCGTCCCAGAAGTCCAGTTCGGACAGGTCCAGCACCAGATCGCCGACTCCGTCGTCGACGGCGGCGTGCAGGACCGTACGGGCGTCCGCCGCGCTGTGCACGTCCAGCCGACCCCCGACGACCACCTCGGTGTGGTCGCCCCTGATGTGCATATGCGCTCCCCTGCGTCGGTATCGCATCGTCTGACTGCCCCGGGTGGCCGGAGGTTGCCGTCTGTGAGCGAACCGATACCGAATTCACTCGCAGGGGTGAGGCTGGTGGGACGTGTGCGGTTCGCGTTCCCTGCCGCCACTGACCACCCCGACACGGCGAACCCACCCCGGTCCGCCGACCCTTGGCCCGGACCTTAGCGGGATCGGGGCGCTCTGTGACGGCTTAGTAACGCGCGTCACGTGTGTTCTGGCGGACATCACACAAACAGCCCCCGCCCGGTCACAACTACCCTGGCCCCATGGTCAATCTGACGCGCATCTACACCCGCACCGGCGACCAGGGCACCACCAACCTCGGCGACCTGAGCCGCGTCCCCAAAACCGACCTCCGCATCGCGGCCTACGCCGACGCGAACGAGGCCAACGCGACACTGGGCACCGCGATCGCCCTGGGCGCCCTCCCCGACGACGTGGTGAAGGTCCTCACCCGCGTCCAGAACGACCTCTTCGACGTGGGCGCGGACCTCTCCTGCCCCGTAGTGGAGAACCCCGAATTCCCCCCACTCCGCGTGGAACAGTCCTACATCGACCGCCTGGAACAGGACTGCGACCACTACAACGCCCGCCTCGAAAAACTCCGCTCCTTCATCCTCCCGGGCGGAACCCCCGGCGCCGCCCTCCTCCACCACTCCTGCACCGTCGTCCGCCGAGCCGAACGCTCCACCTGGGCCGCCCTCGAAGCCCACGCCCCCACCATGAACCCCCTCACCGCCACCTACCTCAACCGCCTCTCCGACCTCCTCTTCATCCTGGCCCGCACGGCCAACAAGGAGACCGGCGACGTCCTGTGGGTCCCGGGCGGCGAACGCTGAGCGGAGTCAGGGGCGCCGATAGACATCCCTGCGGTGACCGACCCGGACGACGAGGATGATGAGCTTGCCGTCGTCGATCCGATAGGCGATCCGGTACATCCCGACACGCAGCCGGTAGAGGTCGTCGGCCCCGGACAGCTTCTTCACGTCCGCGTCGTCACGATAAGGGTCGTCCCCCAGGCGACTCAGCGCATGCAAGACGCGCAGTGCGGTCGTCTGGTCCAGAGTTCTCAACTGACGCCGGGCGGCAGCCGTGAACTCGAAGGCGTACTTCACGCGGCGCCTTCCTCTGAGACGTTCGCCGGGGGTCCGAAGATGTCCGCCAGTACGTCCGCCAGCGTGGCGCGCGGAGCGTCGCCTTCTTCCGCGAGCGTCTGAAGGGCCTCACGTGCCAGCAATTCGTCAGCCGCTTCCTCCAGCGCGCTGTACTCCTCTATCGGAACAAGGGCCGCCACAGGCGTGCCGCCCCGCGTGATGACCGTCGGCTCCCCTTCCTCCGCCTGATCAAGCAGCCGCGCAAGGTTGGCTCGAAGCTCGCGTACAGAGATGGAGTCGTCCATGACTCCAGTGTACCCACTTTCGTGTACACCCCGGCTCGACGCACCCCACCGCTTCCCGCACGCCCCCGCGTCGGGCATCACCACTGCGCCTTCTCCTTCGCTCGCTCCTCCACCCCCTCCGGTGCCCGCTTCGGGAACACCGTGTAGGCCGCCGCGATGATCACGTTGATGCCGATGACGAAGAACATG encodes:
- a CDS encoding SCO5389 family protein; protein product: MSLDVSPALLEQAERGEVDEAEFVDCVRTSLPYAWEMISSLVAQLKVDGGEFADNQTPPPNEQARGQLLRALASDAIRGALQRHFGVRLAFQNCHRVAVFPLDPSADDRLARFTSIRGQLLNQSPELRDC
- a CDS encoding LLM class flavin-dependent oxidoreductase; translation: MRVGSFVLAAQFPGQGQGEALHRAVRSAEVAEEAGLDSVWLAEHHFVPYGTCPSAVTLAALLLGRTRRIRVGTAVSVLPTVHPVALGEQAALLHLTSGGRFSLGVGRGGPWVDLEVFGGGIEAYEKGFPESLDLLLRWLREPAVGAAGERYRFRDVAVVPRPAESLCDAEGPEVVVACTSPASVRLAAERGLPMLLGMHIGDEEKAEMVALWRRHARESGRGREEIALAAHVSAGVCQIADRRSDAVETLVKSMPGWLRQGLGAHVTVDGRERAMRDPVAYTELLCGLHPVGTPRLCADRLSATSERTGITRFALLVEGSGDLAATEENVRRLGAEVVGRLG
- a CDS encoding ATP/GTP-binding protein, which gives rise to MSPRRNRPKGTDLSGPSAGDDRASRYGGWQSSTDWAGEEWSVRHVAGSSSQGKSYRCPGCDQLIPDGVPHVVAWPEYAGVDDRRHWHKSCWNARDRRTPGVRRSRNAPRF
- a CDS encoding ABC transporter permease subunit, translated to MSGGYTSPIPVVRTHFGHAVASEWTKIRSVRSTMWTLGVFVVLVMGVGLLTAVLVSANAGPYDLEGDNPLSYGVFGLLLGSMCVITLGVLTTASEYGTGMIRTTMVACPSRGRVLAAKALVFFAVAFAFTFVATLIVALADVALLDGAKTPTTGDWVKGTFGVSLFIALLGLLSLAVGSIVRHSAGAITIMIGLVLAPLVLALFMFTDALSGLRDFLIEYSIPNLLSTFYAETLTEAGPSAWDAVLVAVLVTGAAFGMAFALLEKRDV
- a CDS encoding ABC transporter permease, producing the protein MAVTQVTQVVQSEWTKIRSVASTVWTLSLAAVVSIGLGMTFSALSKSQFDDLSRDDKLSFDPTNISFVGMSLGQLAMIVFGVLVVSNEYSTGMIRTSLAAVPQRGTFYLSKIAVAAGLALAVGMVTSFAAFFLGQSLLGSLRADIGDPGVLRAVIGGGLYMALITLFSMGIATMLRSPMLSLGILMPFFFLVSGILGNVSATKKVGQYLPDQAGSKIMRVVTPIDDDTPYGPWGGLAIMVVWVVVALLGGYLLLKRRDA
- a CDS encoding ABC transporter ATP-binding protein, with translation MIELEGLTKRYGEKVAVNNLTFAVRPGIVTGFLGPNGAGKSTTMRMMLGLDRPTSGDVRIDGQHYDALKEPLKYIGALLDAKATHGGRSAFNHLLFLAQSNGIPRRRVDEVLDTVGLTSVAKKKAKGFSLGMGQRLGIAAALLGDPRILMFDEPVNGLDPEGIHWIRNLMKSLAAQGRTVFVSSHLMSEMALTADHLVVIGQGRLLADTSMADFIARNSRSYVRIRTPQRERMLDVLHQAGVTVVESGSGVLEVDGSKAEQIGELAAQHQLVLHELSPQQASLEEAFMQLTAESVEYHAHTDEPAPQEWGDGWRKD
- a CDS encoding ATP-binding protein, which codes for MDPNTREPEDTGQDGRAPRPRPTRDPLAPDFGQHAPTPARTVEIVAGEHLLTVNPVDGSEIELCPPTERPDTPVRRTAEARAEADRAARPPVPAGHVPAPPPLLGRQEEREQLVRLIARGRSVRLTGPAGSGRTRLLDLVAEDCADLAPDGVVRLSGYGRGADELLHELFHAVYDAPLHRPLHGELLVLVREIGAVVVVDDLEFGGAELDGLLAATPECAFLFGATGETPLPSAGSAVEEVTLGGLDRAGGIDLIERAVGRVLTEEEANWAGDLWFESEGLPLRFVQAGALLQQRDQVRATADAVDEYGVFEDARPAGPQDTEPEEEIPLPSLGQAAGPAALLAARLSPAARAALRFAIALGGEVPHQAHLPALVGDTHADAALGELVTCGLVTPVGPRYRLAAGIQGQLEAAGYADEPRALAQAAAAHYAWWTGHPSVTPERVRAEADAILAALTVVAPLATPPAEGEQSTAVQLARTAVPALAAGLHFAAWERALRAGAEAARLSGEVADQAYFHHELGVYAILAGQLDRARSELETSIGLRGALADKRGTVAGRRALALVADRSGDVPGVVLPGAGSPGAGLPGAGMSGTGMSGAGFGAASGAGSPVGSAGGFPAGTPAGGTPAAGTGFVPGATAASGFGAGATAASGAGYGSGSTAASGAGYASGATAGFAAGSGRGFTGTAATQQQRAVGAAPAQHRRTLRGIARRNLVAAGAGALLVAVLGTVVGLGATSDKGADDPSRQVTPSTSAGLDDGGLDDGNPGASGGGSGAGGAGSGAGTGGVGDPTSRPSPTDPGPDGTMGTSDDPTPTESAPTTNGGTTGGSPGSTGGTTGGTSPKPTPSTTPPSPTPSQSPSPTPSDSPPPASESPSSSPTTPDGTPSTSTSASGPAPSAPGSPSAADSASASVI
- a CDS encoding STAS domain-containing protein — translated: MHIRGDHTEVVVGGRLDVHSAADARTVLHAAVDDGVGDLVLDLSELDFWDATGLGVIMGVHRRAGREGRRLVLRGVPPQLQRLLVATRLHRILAIEGGLAAESLPRV
- a CDS encoding cob(I)yrinic acid a,c-diamide adenosyltransferase; this translates as MVNLTRIYTRTGDQGTTNLGDLSRVPKTDLRIAAYADANEANATLGTAIALGALPDDVVKVLTRVQNDLFDVGADLSCPVVENPEFPPLRVEQSYIDRLEQDCDHYNARLEKLRSFILPGGTPGAALLHHSCTVVRRAERSTWAALEAHAPTMNPLTATYLNRLSDLLFILARTANKETGDVLWVPGGER